The sequence below is a genomic window from Dictyostelium discoideum AX4 chromosome 5 chromosome, whole genome shotgun sequence.
TGctattgatttttcaaatctCGTATATTTCAAAGATCTTTATAATGAGCATGAACAAAATTTaccaaatattgataatgctCCATTACTTGATGAAATTTACATATCCTATTCTGTTGTAAGTATTGTTAACTataactttattttattaaaaaaaaagtaattaatttaacattttaaattttattttattttaaaaaggttGTCGGTGATATTCCTGAATCATATTGTAggttaaataaattaaacctACGTAATAATGAACTCGATGGAACAGTGCCATCATGTATTCAATGTCTTGGTGGTGTCAAAGGTGGTGATATAGTTTTACCAAATCCACtattaaatttcaataaaactTCTGAACCATATTGcccaaatttcaaaattgatCAAAATTATACAAATTTAGTAGCAACTGATGGAACtggaaaaataataattactgGTACAAATTTAGGTTGGGATGGAAATGGTTTAACACCAATTATcgcaaattcaaaattagcTATTACCATTCCAAAGGGTGTTGGTACAAATAAGAGCATTAATGTAACTTTCCAAAATGGTGAACTAAGAACATTTAATTATAGTTACATTCCTCCTTTCATTAAATCTTACGCTATTATAGAGCTTTTCGGTCAGAAATATTTCACAATAAATGGTACTGGTTTCgattttaatgattctaaTAACATCACTATTAATGGTCAAcaaattacattttttaatgCATTGGGAGGAGGTGATAATGATGGTATGATAGAATTGTATTTTATTGAATTACCAAATTTGGCTACTGAGAGTAATTTTACAGTATCTGCACTTGTAGGTGGTCAAAGTTCAAATGAAgttacattttattatttcaactCAATCAATATTACTGAAGAgaaattagttttaaataatacagGTGGTTCAGTAGATATTAATGGTTTATTCGGTACTAATAATACATCATTAGTTTCAGTCTCAATCAATGGTATCAATTGTTTAGTTACATCATACACAAACTCAAAATTAACAATTCAATATCCATCGAATCAAGTTGGTGATAATTATGTTTTAACTTTGAATGTTGGTGGTTATGCAGTTAatcttgttgttgaataCATTGAAGGCGGTGAAACtccaacaccatcaacaacaccatcaacaactccatcaacaacaccatcaacaacaccatcaataacaccatcaacaacaccatcaacaacaccatcaacaactCCAAGTTCAGCACCAACTCAATCACCTGGTGATGATGGATCAACATCTTcaacattatcaatttcattttatttaattactttgttattattaactcaacaattaatttaataattaaaaataaataaataaataaataaaaaaatcactCATTTCGACAGTCAACAAGAAGTTAAAAGGAATATTAAAaccttaaattttttttttttttatttgcaaACTCTTTGAGCAAGTGATTATTTGTTTAGTATATGattgattaatttattatttaagtaatatgaatatttttttttaaaatttagaaaaagtgattgatttattattatattaaatcatttatattaattaaataataaatgattacttttaaaaaaaattttttttttttttattcaatttaatttaagCAATTTTTGTTTGCTTTTTGCCGCcttaaacaaattaaaaatgaatttgggtcaaaaattaaatatatacttttcaaattatcttaataaatgataataatatttttaataaaaaaggtaaaaataaagaaatttatgttttaattaatattaacaaagttaacaatgaattaaatttttaatttatttatttttttttttggtgtttaTACTGTAGCTGTGGTGTGTTTGAGTGTTCTACTGGTTATTTTGTTTGTGTATTTGGTGAGTGTTGTTGATGCtgtgatattattaaaagattgaAAATCTTGATTTTTACCAATCATTGATGCTGCATTTTGCTAAAATTTGACCTCTCTACCACCTAAACCATTACTAATATCTACTTTTTTATCTTCTTATACCACAACTAATACTATTTCCATCAACAGAATTTAAACTTGATAAACTTGTTGAATGGTTGTTGATTttactgttgttgttgctgttgttgtgttgttgttgttgtagtatttttattattatttgccaAGTATAAATCCTTTtgaattgatattaatagtCTTATTGTTCCACGATAATTGGCAGTAGGGTATTTGACTATAATCAGAATGCTAAATTTTTTGTCATAAAACAGGTGGAaatagtggtggtgttgCTTGTGCTTCTGttacaaataaatttgtaataattagAACAAAGGAAATTATCACCAATATTAGTTTACATTAGCCTTGAGAAGGTGGATCACTAGTTCTACATAATGGATGAATGGAATAAAAAGTATGACCCAGAACGACTAACAGAATCAACAAATTACATTTTATCAAGCATTGGGAGGAGGTGATAATGATGGTATGATAGCATTACCTTTTGATGAATTACCAAATTTTGCTACTGAGAGTAATTTTACAGTATCTGCACTTGTAGGTGGTCAAAGTTCAAATGAAgttacattttattatttcaattcaATAAATATTACTGAAgaaaaattagttttaaataatacagGTGGTTCGGTAGAtattaatgttttatttgGTACTAATAATATATCATTCTCAATCAATGGTACCAATTGTTTAGTTACATCATACACAAACTCAAAATTAACAATAGAATATCCATCGAAACAAGTTGGTGATAattatgttttaattttgaatgttGGTGGTTATGCAGTTAatcttgttgttgaataCATTGAAGGTGGTGAAACtccaacaccatcaacaacaccatcaacaactCCAAGTTCAACACCAA
It includes:
- the GP138D gene encoding hypothetical protein; translated protein: MKIILTLSIFLICFLQLGQSIIDPSQKDVMSDLLFNMYGYSKGLDPCDNSAYVICDYINSTSTFKTVKELHLGTPLQEYVITQDLSPLQNLTYLQLNYNNIYLSSSFFNYVNKFSQLLRIYLGSYNETIPDDTIFPASLESFLIYNPSAPLGRAIFESTIKNIFIYSPLTGFSYPTLINVNPYLEYLALPVTFYSGFPSNISRVFTNLNKLEIRVFNDMNENNYKNFSISNIGVFKNLKGLDFEFNDGDNSQELYIHSFLSNVPFINYIYIYGLGATIDPSAGILDLSYIKADNNFELEIDSSSILNNCKGTCIKFPKYSSFNSYYCAFSYNAIDFSNLVYFKDLYNEHEQNLPNIDNAPLLDEIYISYSVVVGDIPESYCRLNKLNLRNNELDGTVPSCIQCLGGVKGGDIVLPNPLLNFNKTSEPYCPNFKIDQNYTNLVATDGTGKIIITGTNLGWDGNGLTPIIANSKLAITIPKGVGTNKSINVTFQNGELRTFNYSYIPPFIKSYAIIELFGQKYFTINGTGFDFNDSNNITINGQQITFFNALGGGDNDGMIELYFIELPNLATESNFTVSALVGGQSSNEVTFYYFNSINITEEKLVLNNTGGSVDINGLFGTNNTSLVSVSINGINCLVTSYTNSKLTIQYPSNQVGDNYVLTLNVGGYAVNLVVEYIEGGETPTPSTTPSTTPSTTPSTTPSITPSTTPSTTPSTTPSSAPTQSPGDDGSTSSTLSISFYLITLLLLTQQLI